From Tripterygium wilfordii isolate XIE 37 chromosome 13, ASM1340144v1, whole genome shotgun sequence, the proteins below share one genomic window:
- the LOC120013258 gene encoding PH, RCC1 and FYVE domains-containing protein 1-like — protein sequence MAHPVSYGHAERDIEQALITLKKGTQLIKYSRKGKPKFRFFRVSPDEKTLIWISHGDEKNIRLSSVLRIIPGQRTAVFRRYLRPEKEYQSFSLIYNNGERSLDLICKDKVEAEVWFGGLKTLIGKNRNRRADSDISDVHSGSFVQNGRPFGASVEYTSNIARGRVSLDLGARDSPLLEASSDAGSDNANMQLRTSTGDGFRISVSSTPSCSSGGSGPDDIESLGDVYVWGEVWSDAVSNGSVSSIPTKVDVLTPKLLESNVVLDVHQIACGVRHVALVTRQGEVFTWGEESGGRLGHGIEKDFSHPHLIEFLAVTNVDFVACGEYHTCAVSTTGDLFTWGDGTHNAGLLGHGTDVSHWIPKRVSGPLEGLQVLSIACGSWHSALATSNGKLFTFGDGAFGVLGHGDRVSVSCPKEVQLLSGLKTIKVACGVWHTAAIVEVMGQSGANISSRKLFTWGDGDKYRLGHGNKDTYLLPTCVSSLIDYNFHQLTCGHSMTVALTTSGHVFTVGSPEKGQLGNPTSNGKVPCLVQDKLVGEFVEEIACGAYHVAVLTSRSEVLTWGRGANGRLGHGDTEDRKSPTVVETLTDRHVKNIACGSNFTSSICIHKWVSGADQSVCFGCRQAFGFTRKRHNCYNCGLVHCHACSSKKALKAALAPTPGKPHRVCDACYAKLKAAEAGSASNINRKVAAPRRSIDARERIDRGDVRSSRILLSPTTEPVKYLEVKSGKQGAKLDSPSIVRASQVPSLLQLKDIAFPSSLSALQNAWKPAMNLAPQLAMNPAPQIALYPTPQPTSNSRPSSPYSRRPSPPRSATPGFSRGVIDTLKKSNDVLHQEVAKLHKQIRNLKQKCDVQDMEIQKLQKNAQGAASSAEAESSKCRAAKDNLKSITEELKEITEKLPPEFQESETFRTMTAQAEAFLNTSETSEDSSSLLAASEPDKQNAPDENPMLHESSNDMENVDSARAIDMSHSSGDVPTDGRTSVSTTNGTSSHQSSEKDSKTTDASTTKSEGEKEIIEQFEAGIYVTFFQHRNGGRSFKRVRFSKRRFAEQQAEEWWNKNKERVLKRYNKQIPSNAHVRSSSIPATSEERKEEGPPSQEIQSSKVESSSEA from the exons GCACTCATTACTCTGAAAAAGGGCACACAATTGATCAAGTACAGCAGGAAAGGGAAACCTAAATTCCGCTTCTTCAGAGTTTCACCG GATGAAAAAACACTGATTTGGATCTCACATGGAGACGAAAAAAATATAAGATTATCGTCAGTCTTACGGATCATCCCTGGACAGAGAACT GCTGTATTCAGAAGATACTTGCGCCCGGAAAAGGAGTATCAGTCATTTTCACTTATATATAATAATGGTGAAAGATCTCTTGATCTG ATCTGCAAGGACAAGGTTGAGGCGGAGGTGTGGTTTGGAGGCCTTAAGACATTGATTGGGAAAAATCGTAATAGACGTGCTGATAGTGATATTTCTGAT GTACATAGTGGGAGTTTTGTTCAAAATGGTCGTCCTTTTGGTGCATCTGTAGAGTACACTTCTAATATTGCTCGTGGGAGGGTATCTCTTGATTTGGGTGCTCGTGATTCTCCTTTGCTAGAGGCAAGTTCAGATGCGGGGTCAGATAATGCAAATATGCAACTAAGAACAAGTACTGGAGATGGATTTCGGATTAGTGTGTCAAGTACTCCCAGTTGTTCAAGCGGAGGATCTGGTCCAGATGACATAGAATCACTGGGTGATGTTTATGTATGGGGAGAAGTTTGGAGTGATGCAGTTTCCAATGGGTCTGTGAGCTCAATCCCAACAAAAGTTGATGTCTTGACACCTAAACTCTTAGAATCAAATGTAGTTCTTGATGTTCATCAGATTGCTTGCGGGGTGCGACATGTTGCCCTTGTAACAAGGCAAGGTGAGGTTTTCACATGGGGAGAGGAATCTGGGGGTAGACTTGGTCATGGAATTGAAAAAGACTTTAGTCATCCTCATCTCATAGAGTTCTTGGCAGTTACAAATGTGGATTTTGTTGCATGTGGTGAGTACCATACATGTGCTGTATCTACTACCGGAGATTTATTTACTTGGGGTGATGGCACCCATAATGCTGGACTTCTTGGACATGGTACTGATGTCAGCCACTGGATACCAAAAAGAGTTTCTGGTCCTTTAGAAGGACTTCAAGTTTTATCTATAGCATGTGGTTCATGGCACTCGGCATTGGCAACTTCAAATGGGAAACTGTTCACATTTGGTGATGGAGCATTTGGTGTTCTGGGCCATGGAGATCGAGTAAGTGTTTCGTGTCCCAAAGAAGTTCAGTTGTTGAGTGGACTAAAGACTATTAAGGTTGCATGTGGAGTATGGCACACAGCCGCTATTGTGGAGGTTATGGGCCAATCTGGTGCAAATATTTCATCTAGAAAGTTGTTCACCTGGGGTGATGGTGACAAATACCGTCTAGGTCATGGAAATAAGGACACTTACCTGCTTCCCACCTGTGTATCTTCTCTTATCGATTACAACTTCCACCAGCTAACATGTGGGCATAGTATGACCGTAGCCCTCACTACCTCTGGTCATGTGTTTACCGTTGGAAGTCCTGAAAAAGGTCAGCTAGGAAATCCAACTTCTAATGGAAAGGTACCTTGCCTAGTCCAAGATAAATTGGTAGGTGAATTCGTTGAAGAAATTGCCTGTGGTGCATATCATGTTGCTGTTCTGACATCAAGAAGTGAAGTACTCACTTGGGGAAGAGGTGCCAATGGAAGATTAGGTCACGGGGACACGGAAGATAGAAAATCCCCAACAGTGGTCGAAACACTGACGGATAGGCACGTTAAAAATATAGCATGTGGCTCAAACTTTACTTCCAGTATATGCATCCATAAGTGGGTCTCAGGAGCAGACCAATCAGTTTGCTTTGGCTGTCGGCAAGCATTTGGTTTTACAAGAAAGAGGCACAACTGCTATAATTGTGGTCTGGTTCATTGCCATGCTTGCAGTTCCAAAAAAGCATTGAAAGCAGCATTAGCTCCCACTCCTGGCAAACCACATCGTGTATGCGATGCTTGCTATGCAAAACTTAAAGCTGCTGAAGCTGGGAGTGCTTCAAACATTAACAGAAAAGTTGCTGCTCCTCGCCGGTCAATAGATGCTAGGGAAAGAATAGACAGAGGAGATGTAAGATCTTCCAGGATTTTGCTCTCTCCCACTACTGAACCAGTCAAATACCTTGAAGTCAAGTCTGGAAAACAAGGAGCGAAATTGGATTCTCCTTCTATAGTAAGGGCTTCTCAAGTTCCTTCACTTCTACAGCTGAAAGATATTGCATTTCCAAGTTCACTAAGTGCTCTTCAAAATGCATGGAAGCCTGCTATGAATCTAGCACCTCAGCTTGCTATGAATCCAGCACCTCAGATTGCACTCTACCCAACACCTCAGCCCACTAGCAACTCAAGACCTTCTTCCCCATATTCAAGGAGACCAAGCCCCCCGCGCTCAGCCACTCCTGGATTTTCCAGAGGTGTTATTGATACACTCAAAAAGTCAAATGATgttttgcaccaagaagtagcTAAATTGCACAAGCAA ATTAGAAATTTGAAGCAGAAGTGTGATGTTCAAGACATGGAGATTCAGAAATTACAGAAGAATGCTCAAGGTGCTGCTTCATCAGCTGAAGCCGAATCTTCCAAGTGTAGAGCAGCAAAGGACAATTTGAAGTCCATCACAGAAGAG TTGAAGGAAATCACAGAAAAGCTGCCTCCCGAGTTCCAAGAGAGTGAAACCTTTAGAACCATGACTGCTCAGGCTGAAGCTTTTCTAAACACAAGTGAAACATCGGAAGATTCATCTTCCTTGCTGGCAGCCTCAGAGCCTGACAAACAAAATGCACCTGATGAAAATCCAATGTTACATGAGTCTTCTAATGATATGGAAAACGTTGACTCTGCAAGAGCTATTGATATGTCTCATAGTAGCGGAGATGTTCCTACTGATGGTAGGACATCTGTTTCTACTACAAATGGAACTTCATCTCATCAAAGCTCAGAGAAAGACTCCAAAACAACTGACGCTTCAACAACAAAGAgcgaaggagaaaaagaaattatCGAACAATTTGAAGCGGGCATTTATGTAACTTTTTTTCAACATCGAAACGGTGGCAGGAGCTTCAAGAGAGTTAGATTCAG TAAACGGAGATTTGCTGAGCAACAAGCAGAGGAATGGtggaacaaaaacaaagaaagggtGCTTAAGAGGTACAACAAACAAATACCAAGCAATGCTCATGTTAGATCATCATCTATCCCAGCAACTTCCGAGGAACGCAAGGAGGAAGGACCTCCTTCCCAGGAAATTCAGTCTTCTAAAGTAGAATCATCTTCAGAAGCTTAA